The genomic region CTGCGACTTTGTCATCCGTGTCGTATGGGAACAGTGCCGAATCGGCGCTGCGCCGGCCGGCGGTCAGGCCGCCGGTGCTTGAAACGAACAGCCAATGATCCGCGCTGCTGACCAGGCTCATGAAGAACGGTTCCATGCGGTCGTAATTCTGGATGCGATAATACTGCTCGCCGAGGAAGGAGAGCAACCCACCGGAAACGCGGGCGCTTCCGGTGCGATACACCTGCTCCCCGATGTAGATCCTGTCTTCAGGCGTACTCACGTTTTTATTTTCTCCTCACAGAACAGAAATCGGCCCGCGGGACCCGTGCGCAGCGCCGATCGATCACCTTCATTATACGATGACAACAGTTCCCAGCCTGTACAGAGATAAGCTCGAGGTTGAGGCTGCGGTTTGCAGCACGATCCGTTCCCATTCTATTTTGCGTGCCCCGAGTTGACAAATCATCCCGTCCTGTCGAATAATGAATGCAGTCCGTTTCCCCACAACATCACAGAGAGGATTAGCGAACATGAAGATCGCCGAGATCGAACTCTACCACGTGTCCGTTCCATTGAAAGAGACCTTCTGGCCGACGTGGATCCCGGGCTATCCGCAAACCCACAACCGCTTCACGCTCGTCAAACTCACCACGGACGATGGTATCGAGGGGTATTCGGCGGGCACCGCCCTGGGCGTGGAGCGCGAAGGATTGGGCGACCTGTTGGGCGGGTACCTGCTCGGCACGGATCCCACGGACATCGACCGCGTGCAGAGCCTGCTCAAACAGGCGGGGTTTCTCGGCTGGCGCAATTTCTGGATCGAACCCGCCTGCTGGGACATCATGGGCAAGGCCCAGGGAAAAGCCGTCTACGAACTGCTGGGCGGGACGGCGCGGCCGATCCCGGTGTACTGCTCCACGGGGGAAATGCACGAGCCCGAGCGGCGCGTCGACGAACTGCTGGCCATGAAACAGCGCGGTTTCAAGACGGCCAAGCTGCGCGTGAAGAACCACGAATTGAAGGACGACATCCGCCACATCGAGGTCGTGCGCAAAGGCGTGGGGGACGATTTCGAACTGGGGGTGGACGCCAATCAGGGATGGCTCGTTTCCATCGTGGATCGTGTGCCCGCCTGGGACTTCGACCGGGCCGCGGAGTTCGCCCGCGCCTGCCAGGCCAACGGAATCAAGTGGCTCGAAGAGCCGCTCGATTCGCGCGACTACGACGGCAACGCGGCGCTCAAAAAGGCCTCGTCGGTGATGATCGCCGGCGCAGAATTGAACTACGGCTGGGACGAGATGAAGATCATGTTCGAGAAAGACTGCTTCGACATCTACCAGCCGGACGCCACGTTCGCCGGCGGCATCGCCCAGGTGATGAAGGTGATCGAAGCCTGCCACAACAAAAAACGCCTGTTTTCCCCTCACACCTGGACCAACGGGGTCGGTTTCTACGTCAATTGGAACCTCGTCCTCGCCGACGGCGAGAACCGCCTCCCGCTGGAATATCCCCTCGAGCCGCCCTCCTGG from Anaerolineales bacterium harbors:
- a CDS encoding mandelate racemase/muconate lactonizing enzyme family protein, which translates into the protein MKIAEIELYHVSVPLKETFWPTWIPGYPQTHNRFTLVKLTTDDGIEGYSAGTALGVEREGLGDLLGGYLLGTDPTDIDRVQSLLKQAGFLGWRNFWIEPACWDIMGKAQGKAVYELLGGTARPIPVYCSTGEMHEPERRVDELLAMKQRGFKTAKLRVKNHELKDDIRHIEVVRKGVGDDFELGVDANQGWLVSIVDRVPAWDFDRAAEFARACQANGIKWLEEPLDSRDYDGNAALKKASSVMIAGAELNYGWDEMKIMFEKDCFDIYQPDATFAGGIAQVMKVIEACHNKKRLFSPHTWTNGVGFYVNWNLVLADGENRLPLEYPLEPPSWIPQYREGIIAPILPDENAMLQPITRPGLGFEIDKKLLRKYGKRFFRLTETGLKIKVIREKGLRTALALKKRKEA